Proteins from a single region of Sinorhizobium alkalisoli:
- a CDS encoding capsule biosynthesis protein produces MTEGTMIRHTGRRTFLFLQGPSSSIFPKIATRLEAYGHRCVRINLNVGDRIFWRRRGGYNYRGSLARWPGYVDAFIRCHGVSDLVLLGEERPYHQKAIAAARRYGAAVYVVEMGYLRPDWLTLECGGMSSNSHFPAEPEQILKAAASLPEPDWQRRYSQTFLAEAAYDLLYNLPNVLLWFLFPGYHRHGIFHPLAEYAGWLRRLAGAKRQQRAAEAVIRSLTSDRLPYFVYPLQLETDFQLRAHSPFNSQEEAIGDILASFARQAPPTSKLAIKVHPLDNNLIPWRRIIASQAAALGIEDRVAFLDGGNLDLLMAGSAGMVTVNSTAGLHALKQGKPVKVLGRAVFDIAGLTDQQPLDAFWAAPTQPDPDLSAATFRLMAASIQVRGNFYSHAGTDAGAEAIAERIHRNMVNQPGAFIDPPPRQKPEKRSPSPLRDSLTGARASSPFD; encoded by the coding sequence ATGACGGAAGGCACAATGATCAGGCATACGGGGCGACGGACATTCCTGTTCCTGCAAGGTCCTTCGTCGTCGATCTTTCCCAAGATCGCCACCCGGCTCGAAGCCTATGGACATCGCTGCGTCCGGATCAATCTCAACGTCGGCGACCGGATCTTCTGGCGCCGCCGCGGCGGGTACAATTATCGCGGCTCTCTTGCCAGGTGGCCCGGCTATGTCGACGCATTTATTCGCTGTCATGGGGTCAGCGATCTCGTTCTGCTCGGCGAAGAGCGGCCTTATCACCAGAAGGCCATTGCCGCCGCCAGGAGGTACGGGGCTGCAGTCTACGTCGTGGAAATGGGCTATCTCCGACCCGATTGGCTGACCCTCGAATGCGGCGGCATGTCGTCCAATTCGCATTTTCCGGCCGAGCCCGAGCAGATCCTCAAGGCCGCCGCATCCCTGCCCGAGCCGGATTGGCAGCGACGCTATTCGCAGACATTCCTGGCCGAGGCGGCCTATGACCTCTTGTACAACCTGCCGAACGTCCTTCTCTGGTTTCTCTTCCCGGGCTACCACCGGCATGGGATCTTTCATCCGCTGGCGGAATATGCCGGATGGTTGAGGCGCCTTGCCGGAGCCAAGCGCCAGCAGCGGGCGGCTGAGGCCGTCATCCGCTCGCTCACCTCGGATCGTCTCCCCTATTTCGTCTATCCGCTGCAGCTCGAGACCGACTTCCAGCTGCGCGCCCACTCCCCCTTCAACAGCCAGGAGGAGGCAATCGGAGATATCCTCGCCTCCTTTGCACGCCAGGCGCCCCCGACAAGCAAGCTGGCGATCAAGGTCCACCCTCTCGACAACAACCTCATTCCCTGGCGCAGGATCATCGCCAGCCAAGCGGCGGCGCTTGGCATCGAAGATCGTGTCGCCTTTCTCGACGGCGGTAACCTGGACCTTCTCATGGCCGGGAGCGCCGGCATGGTCACGGTCAATTCGACCGCCGGGCTGCACGCCCTCAAACAGGGCAAACCGGTCAAGGTGCTCGGCCGGGCGGTCTTCGATATTGCCGGGCTGACGGACCAGCAGCCGCTCGATGCATTCTGGGCGGCGCCGACGCAACCGGATCCCGACTTGAGCGCGGCGACTTTCCGGCTGATGGCCGCGTCGATCCAGGTGCGCGGCAATTTCTACTCGCATGCGGGGACGGATGCCGGCGCGGAAGCAATCGCCGAACGTATCCACAGGAACATGGTCAACCAGCCGGGCGCCTTCATAGATCCGCCGCCCCGGCAAAAACCCGAGAAGAGAAGCCCCTCACCGCTGCGGGATTCGCTCACAGGCGCTCGCGCCAGCTCTCCGTTCGATTGA
- a CDS encoding KpsF/GutQ family sugar-phosphate isomerase, with protein sequence MGLRHVKAEGHSRAAVLDSINRTLATASNGIKVLADHAATDEAFAQSLIDAVELIGEGRGRVVVSGVGKSGHIGRKIAATMASTGTSAYFVHPTEASHGDLGMITSEDTLILLSWSGETAELANMLTYAKRFSVPIVSISSNRDSILARNSDVALVLPKVPEACPHGLAPTTSAMLQLAVGDALAIALLERRGFSAEDFKTFHPGGKLGAQLRLVHELAHVAEQVPLLTVGRPMSEAVIEMSSKGFGVVGIVDEGGALIGVITDGDLRRHMAGDLLAQPVEEVMSHNPRVVKGDVLASAAMEFMQEHKVTVLFLVDEAQMPVGILHIHDLLRAGVA encoded by the coding sequence ATGGGCTTGAGACATGTGAAAGCGGAGGGGCATTCGCGCGCTGCGGTGCTCGATTCGATCAATAGGACACTGGCGACGGCAAGCAATGGCATCAAGGTTCTCGCCGATCATGCGGCGACGGACGAAGCCTTTGCGCAGAGCCTCATCGACGCAGTCGAACTGATCGGCGAGGGCCGGGGCCGTGTCGTCGTCTCCGGCGTCGGAAAGAGCGGACATATCGGCCGCAAGATTGCCGCAACCATGGCTTCCACCGGCACCTCTGCCTATTTCGTCCATCCGACGGAAGCCAGCCACGGCGATCTCGGCATGATCACCTCGGAGGACACCCTCATCCTGCTCTCCTGGTCCGGTGAAACGGCGGAACTCGCCAACATGCTCACCTATGCCAAGCGCTTCAGCGTGCCGATCGTCTCGATTTCATCCAACCGCGACAGCATCCTCGCGCGCAATTCGGATGTTGCGCTGGTGCTGCCGAAAGTGCCGGAGGCCTGTCCGCACGGGCTGGCGCCGACGACTTCGGCCATGCTGCAGCTTGCCGTCGGGGACGCACTGGCGATCGCGCTCCTGGAGCGGCGCGGCTTTTCCGCCGAGGATTTCAAGACCTTCCATCCGGGTGGCAAGCTGGGTGCCCAATTGCGCCTGGTTCATGAACTGGCGCATGTGGCGGAACAGGTGCCGCTGCTTACAGTCGGCCGTCCGATGAGCGAGGCGGTCATCGAGATGTCCTCGAAAGGCTTCGGCGTCGTCGGCATCGTCGATGAAGGTGGCGCCTTGATCGGCGTGATCACCGACGGCGACCTGCGCCGTCACATGGCTGGCGACCTGCTCGCTCAGCCGGTCGAAGAGGTGATGTCGCATAACCCTCGCGTAGTGAAAGGCGACGTGCTCGCCAGCGCCGCCATGGAATTCATGCAGGAGCACAAGGTGACCGTGCTCTTCCTCGTCGATGAGGCGCAAATGCCGGTCGGTATCCTGCACATCCACGACCTGCTGCGCGCCGGCGTGGCCTGA
- a CDS encoding SDR family oxidoreductase: protein MTHVIITGGSSGIGLALASLYAGRGARLSLIARSRVLLEQAAQKLVSPHGARAEDIRIETADVASEDQIDAAIFRCVEAFGPCDILVTSAGIVEPGPFVAMPSLSFRRQWETNFSGTVNAVRAVYPDMVRRRQGQIVIISSGAGLIGIYGYSGYCASKFALHGFAQALRAEACCHGVQVTVAFPPDTETPQLERELELRPPEATVVMGTVRPWSADAVASKIADDVVRGRSEIYFGFTLLLLGRFGPAVRPFLNWWFDRAIARSRGR, encoded by the coding sequence ATGACTCATGTGATCATCACCGGCGGCTCGAGCGGCATAGGCCTGGCACTCGCCTCCCTCTATGCCGGTCGCGGGGCCCGGCTCTCGCTCATTGCCCGCTCGCGCGTTTTGTTGGAGCAGGCGGCGCAAAAGCTCGTTTCGCCGCACGGGGCCCGCGCCGAAGACATCCGCATCGAAACAGCCGACGTGGCGAGCGAGGATCAGATCGACGCCGCGATCTTCCGTTGCGTCGAGGCGTTCGGCCCCTGCGACATACTGGTGACTTCGGCGGGCATCGTCGAGCCGGGGCCGTTCGTAGCCATGCCCAGCCTGTCCTTCCGCCGGCAATGGGAGACGAACTTTTCCGGAACCGTCAATGCGGTGCGCGCCGTCTATCCCGACATGGTTCGGCGCCGACAGGGACAGATCGTGATAATATCCTCCGGTGCGGGGCTCATCGGCATCTATGGTTATTCCGGCTACTGCGCATCGAAATTCGCGCTGCACGGGTTTGCGCAGGCGTTGCGCGCCGAAGCGTGCTGCCACGGCGTCCAGGTGACCGTGGCCTTTCCGCCGGATACCGAGACCCCGCAACTCGAGCGGGAGCTCGAATTGCGTCCGCCAGAGGCAACCGTCGTCATGGGCACAGTTCGGCCCTGGAGCGCCGATGCCGTTGCGAGCAAGATTGCTGACGACGTCGTACGGGGACGGTCCGAGATTTATTTCGGCTTCACGCTCTTACTGCTCGGCCGCTTCGGTCCGGCCGTCCGGCCATTTCTCAATTGGTGGTTCGACAGGGCAATCGCACGCAGTCGTGGACGGTGA
- a CDS encoding RrF2 family transcriptional regulator, protein MLTKKGKYGLKALVDLARLEPGETAFINEIALRNNIPKKFLDTILLELRNAGVLRSKKGPGGGYSLSRPASEIRIGHVIRTLDGPLAPIRCASRTAYEVCEDCRDPETCQVRISMTSVRDAIASILDSMTLAEFATGAVLIPEVPVEKRAG, encoded by the coding sequence ATGCTGACAAAAAAGGGAAAATACGGATTGAAAGCCCTTGTCGACCTGGCACGCCTTGAACCAGGCGAAACGGCCTTCATCAACGAGATTGCGCTTCGCAACAACATTCCGAAAAAATTTCTCGATACGATCCTGCTCGAATTGCGCAATGCTGGGGTGCTGCGCTCCAAGAAGGGGCCCGGCGGCGGCTACTCCTTGTCGCGCCCGGCATCGGAGATCCGCATCGGCCACGTCATCCGAACGCTCGATGGTCCCCTTGCACCCATCCGCTGTGCCAGTCGTACCGCCTATGAAGTCTGTGAGGACTGTCGCGATCCGGAGACCTGCCAGGTCCGCATCTCCATGACGTCCGTACGCGATGCGATCGCCTCCATTCTCGATTCGATGACGCTTGCCGAGTTCGCGACCGGAGCCGTATTGATTCCGGAAGTGCCTGTGGAAAAGCGCGCCGGCTGA
- a CDS encoding aminotransferase class I/II-fold pyridoxal phosphate-dependent enzyme, whose amino-acid sequence MSNDGNGPSFSKMNSSLKENLLDRMRNTHQSSERNRMARSERELPPAPRRQQARFEDLAEYKQVMAQKFASEQLGIANPFYRPHQTAAGATTVIDGRMLINFASYDYLGLNKHVDVVERARETIGTFGISASASRLVAGERPVHMELEERIARFYGVDAAVCFVSGYLTNVAAISCLMGPKDLVIHDEFIHNSALAGIKLSGATRRLFKHNDTADLEHVLRTVAGDYRHIMVIVEGIYSMDGDVANLPALLKLKAEYGFWLMVDEAHSMGVLGKRGKGLAEHFGIDPHEVDIWMGTLSKTTSSCGGYVAGSAALAAVLKASAGGFVYSVGLAPVLGAAAVASIDILEREPERTAALRRNGSLFLKLAKEAGLDTGLSGGYSVVPVIVGDSLRAVQLSNDLLSDGINVLPIIHPAVPEGFARLRFFITSDHTEEQIRRTVTLTAERLNNLTARNFGLGGVDIEQMLKAISER is encoded by the coding sequence ATGAGCAACGACGGAAACGGCCCAAGCTTCTCCAAGATGAACAGCAGTCTCAAGGAGAACCTGCTGGACAGGATGAGGAACACGCACCAATCGTCCGAGCGGAACCGGATGGCGCGGTCGGAGCGCGAATTGCCGCCCGCGCCCCGTCGCCAACAGGCCCGCTTCGAGGACCTCGCCGAATACAAGCAGGTGATGGCGCAGAAGTTCGCAAGCGAACAGCTCGGCATCGCCAACCCGTTCTACCGCCCGCATCAGACGGCGGCCGGCGCGACGACGGTGATCGATGGCCGCATGCTGATCAATTTCGCCTCCTACGACTATCTCGGGCTGAACAAGCATGTCGATGTGGTGGAGCGCGCGCGCGAGACGATCGGCACGTTCGGGATTTCCGCCTCGGCGAGCCGGCTGGTCGCCGGTGAGCGGCCCGTCCATATGGAGCTCGAGGAGAGGATAGCACGCTTCTACGGCGTCGATGCCGCGGTCTGTTTCGTCAGTGGCTATCTCACTAACGTGGCGGCCATCAGCTGTCTCATGGGCCCGAAGGACCTCGTCATCCACGACGAATTCATCCACAACAGCGCACTTGCCGGCATCAAGCTTTCGGGCGCCACCCGCCGGCTGTTCAAGCATAACGACACGGCGGATCTCGAGCATGTGCTGCGGACGGTTGCCGGTGACTACCGCCACATCATGGTGATCGTCGAGGGCATCTATTCGATGGATGGCGATGTCGCCAATCTGCCGGCACTGCTCAAGCTCAAGGCGGAATATGGCTTCTGGCTGATGGTCGACGAGGCCCATTCGATGGGGGTGCTGGGAAAGCGGGGCAAGGGGCTGGCAGAACATTTCGGCATCGACCCGCACGAGGTCGACATCTGGATGGGAACGCTGTCGAAGACGACGTCGAGCTGCGGCGGCTATGTCGCCGGGAGCGCGGCGCTCGCCGCCGTGCTCAAGGCATCAGCCGGCGGTTTCGTCTACAGCGTCGGCCTTGCGCCGGTGCTCGGCGCAGCAGCGGTCGCGAGCATCGATATTCTGGAACGCGAGCCGGAGCGCACTGCGGCACTGCGGCGGAACGGCAGTCTTTTCCTGAAACTCGCAAAAGAAGCGGGGCTCGATACGGGCTTGAGCGGCGGCTATTCGGTCGTACCGGTGATCGTCGGCGACTCGCTGCGTGCGGTGCAGCTTTCGAACGACCTTCTTTCGGATGGCATCAACGTCCTGCCGATCATCCATCCCGCCGTTCCGGAAGGTTTCGCGCGCCTTCGCTTCTTTATCACCAGCGACCACACCGAGGAGCAGATCCGCCGCACAGTGACGCTGACCGCAGAGCGCCTCAACAACCTCACCGCGCGCAATTTCGGCCTTGGCGGGGTCGACATCGAACAGATGCTTAAAGCGATTTCGGAGCGCTAA
- a CDS encoding LTA synthase family protein has translation MGLALVPFQLHDHPKALILGCYLLSCAVIFFTDRFALPKRERRKNASPYGRNHDTVDILARLPVVALVFAGFFAISWRPLYAAAGTMSFFIIFTGISRAKFKFIREPLVFSDIALVADVFKYKSIFYATSLNIVFWIVAFLYVFGVSGLYMYFEPSVLPTRDKLFWIVLMVLAASAPWISLFYGPVNRPTAALVQRLVGKVNVKMSTVRFGTFGSVVFHFIIWLGVKREKIVAELSERLLAAVHDLIGHEEAPLVVVWQSESFIDMRHFGVDTIKLPTIDRLRKHAVQWGRLSNIFEGGYTLRTEFAVLSGLLPDDIHVDASYPYLRASHYADVVWPGKMKRAGWHTHFIHPYDRTFFLRHKAMPLLGFEKLTMLDAFDHDPARDGLYVSDAALTERVVAEARRLPLEESGFLFVASMANHGPWEPGRVGELANPVDIYLAILEQSDAALKHLIDSLEKFDRPVWLAFYGDHAPLLKSFADPFPDPRTDYFIVPLAKAKPAKHRPGPPQDEDPWNLLRALLQHANLHKDALQ, from the coding sequence ATGGGTTTGGCGCTAGTTCCCTTTCAATTGCACGACCACCCGAAAGCGCTGATCCTTGGCTGCTATCTTCTCTCCTGTGCGGTGATCTTCTTTACCGACCGCTTCGCGCTGCCGAAGCGGGAGCGGCGAAAGAATGCCTCTCCCTACGGCCGCAATCACGACACCGTCGACATTCTTGCCCGCCTCCCGGTGGTTGCGCTCGTCTTTGCCGGATTCTTTGCAATTTCCTGGCGCCCGCTCTATGCGGCGGCCGGCACGATGAGCTTCTTCATCATCTTCACCGGTATTTCCCGTGCCAAGTTCAAGTTCATCCGCGAGCCGCTGGTCTTCTCGGACATCGCGCTCGTCGCCGATGTCTTCAAGTACAAGTCGATCTTCTACGCGACTTCGCTCAACATCGTCTTCTGGATCGTCGCCTTCCTGTATGTCTTCGGCGTCTCGGGCCTTTACATGTATTTCGAACCGAGCGTCCTGCCGACGCGGGACAAGCTCTTCTGGATCGTCCTGATGGTCCTTGCCGCAAGCGCGCCCTGGATCTCGCTTTTCTACGGCCCGGTCAATCGCCCGACCGCCGCGCTCGTCCAGCGGCTCGTCGGCAAGGTGAATGTCAAGATGAGCACGGTGCGCTTCGGCACCTTCGGCTCTGTGGTCTTTCACTTCATCATCTGGCTGGGCGTAAAGCGCGAAAAGATCGTTGCCGAACTCTCGGAACGCTTGCTTGCGGCGGTCCATGACCTCATCGGCCATGAGGAAGCGCCGCTGGTGGTCGTCTGGCAGTCGGAATCGTTCATCGACATGCGGCATTTCGGAGTAGACACGATCAAGCTGCCGACGATTGATCGGCTGCGCAAGCACGCGGTTCAATGGGGCCGCCTAAGCAATATCTTCGAGGGCGGCTATACGCTGCGCACCGAATTCGCCGTCCTGAGCGGGCTGCTGCCCGACGATATCCATGTCGATGCCAGCTATCCCTATCTGCGAGCGTCGCACTATGCCGACGTCGTCTGGCCGGGAAAGATGAAGCGCGCCGGCTGGCACACGCATTTCATCCATCCCTATGACCGCACATTCTTCCTGCGTCACAAGGCGATGCCGTTGCTCGGCTTCGAGAAGCTCACCATGCTAGACGCCTTCGACCATGATCCCGCGCGCGACGGGCTTTATGTGTCGGATGCGGCTCTTACGGAGCGGGTCGTCGCCGAGGCGCGGAGGCTGCCGCTGGAGGAAAGCGGCTTCTTGTTCGTTGCATCGATGGCCAATCACGGACCATGGGAACCCGGACGCGTCGGAGAGCTCGCCAATCCCGTCGACATATATCTGGCGATCCTCGAACAATCCGATGCCGCGCTGAAACATCTGATCGACAGCCTCGAAAAGTTCGACCGCCCGGTCTGGCTTGCCTTCTATGGCGACCACGCGCCGTTGTTGAAATCGTTCGCCGATCCCTTCCCCGACCCGCGTACGGACTATTTCATCGTGCCGCTCGCCAAGGCCAAGCCAGCCAAGCATCGCCCCGGACCTCCGCAGGACGAAGATCCATGGAACCTTCTGCGCGCATTGCTCCAGCACGCCAACCTGCACAAGGATGCGCTGCAATAG